From Zingiber officinale cultivar Zhangliang chromosome 5B, Zo_v1.1, whole genome shotgun sequence, the proteins below share one genomic window:
- the LOC121985750 gene encoding indole-3-pyruvate monooxygenase YUCCA2-like, producing the protein MDGYWREVECKKVHDPLFYPNFHDSEDSGSLQGLCTSWKEPLFVPGPIIVGGGPSGLAVAACLNAKGIPSVVLERAHCIASLWQLKTYDRLRLHLPKKHCELPLTPFPSWFPTYPTKHQFVSYLEAYAREHGVRPRFNETVVAAEYDPVLGFWRVRTTKGSAERREYLCRWLVAATGENAEAVVPALEGAADFGGPIVHTSAYKSGDAFRGKRVLVVGCGNSGMEVCLDLCNHDAKPTIVVRDSVHVLPREMLGRSTFGLAMWLLKWLPLWMVDGLLLLLARLMLGNTAKFGLRRPQLGPLRLKSLSGKTPVLDVGTLVLIKSKHIKVRPAGIKKLMKHRAEFVDGTTEEFDAVILATGYKSNVPCWLKEKDGLGSGWEGKTREGLYAVGFSKRGLLGSSLDANRIAGDIEERWKSELEKIK; encoded by the exons ATGGATGGATATTGGAGGGAGGTTGAATGCAAGAAAGTGCATGATCCATTGTTCTATCCAAATTTCCATGATTCGGAGGACTCCGGATCGCTGCAGGGTCTCTGTACTTCCTGGAAGGAGCCATTATTCGTTCCGGGGCCGATCATCGTCGGCGGCGGGCCGTCGGGGCTGGCCGTGGCCGCTTGTCTCAATGCGAAGGGCATCCCGAGCGTTGTCCTGGAGCGAGCCCACTGCATCGCCTCGCTGTGGCAGCTCAAAACATACGACCGGCTCCGCCTCCACCTACCCAAGAAGCATTGCGAGTTGCCCCTGACGCCCTTCCCCTCCTGGTTCCCCACCTACCCGACCAAGCACCAGTTCGTGTCCTACCTCGAGGCCTACGCGCGGGAGCACGGCGTCCGTCCGCGCTTCAACGAGACGGTGGTCGCCGCCGAGTACGACCCGGTGCTCGGCTTCTGGCGGGTGCGCACGACGAAGGGATCGGCGGAGAGGCGGGAGTACTTGTGCCGGTGGCTGGTGGCGGCTACTGGGGAGAACGCCGAGGCGGTGGTGCCGGCGTTGGAGGGAGCGGCGGACTTCGGCGGGCCCATCGTGCACACCAGCGCGTACAAGAGCGGCGACGCGTTCCGCGGCAAGAGAGTCCTCGTCGTGGGGTGCGGCAACTCGGGCATGGAGGTGTGCTTGGACCTCTGCAACCACGACGCCAAACCTACCATCGTCGTAAGAGACTCG GTGCACGTCTTGCCCCGGGAGATGCTCGGCCGCTCCACTTTCGGGCTGGCCATGTGGCTTCTCAAGTGGCTTCCATTGTGGATGGTGGACGGACTGTTGCTGCTCCTCGCTCGGCTCATGCTCGGGAACACAGCCAAGTTTGGCCTGAGACGGCCGCAGCTCGGCCCGCTTCGCCTCAAGTCGCTCTCCGGCAAGACCCCTGTCCTCGACGTTGGCACGCTCGTCCTCATCAAATCTAAACACATAAAG GTGAGGCCAGCTGGCATAAAGAAGCTCATGAAACACAGGGCCGAGTTCGTCGACGGTACGACGGAGGAATTCGATGCGGTCATCTTAGCGACAGGTTATAAAAGCAACGTACCGTGTTGGCTCAAG GAGAAGGACGGGTTGGGCAGTGGGTGGGAAGGGAAGACTAGAGAAGGGCTTTACGCTGTTGGATTCAGCAAACGGGGGCTTTTGGGCTCCTCGCTGGACGCAAACAGGATTGCTGGAGATATTGAGGAACGCTGGAAATCTGAATTGGAGAAGATAAAGTGA